From Frateuria aurantia DSM 6220, one genomic window encodes:
- the ruvB gene encoding Holliday junction branch migration DNA helicase RuvB — MTDSRIVTAGAQYDDEALEASIRPQRLDEYLGQAAVREQMSIYIEAARRRQGALDHVLIFGPPGLGKTTLSQVIANELGVKLRTTSGPVLERAGDLAALLTNLEANDVLFVDEIHRLSPVVEEVLYPAMEDFQIDIMIGEGPAARSIKLDLPPFTLIGATTRAGLLTAPLRDRFGIVQRLEFYNVDELAAIVRRAARIMGIACDPEGAMEIARRSRGTPRIANRLLRRVRDYAEVRAEGRITRAAAEAAMGLLKVDAEGFDELDRRLLGVIIEHFDGGPVGVESLAAALSEDRGTLEDVVEPYLIQQGFLVRTARGRMATSRGWRHLGLTPPPRPMDSPVADLFEPDAH, encoded by the coding sequence ATGACCGATTCCCGCATTGTCACGGCCGGCGCGCAGTATGACGACGAAGCGCTTGAAGCCAGTATCCGCCCGCAGCGGCTCGACGAGTATCTCGGCCAGGCGGCCGTGCGCGAGCAGATGTCCATTTATATCGAGGCCGCCCGGCGTCGCCAGGGCGCCCTCGACCATGTCCTGATCTTCGGCCCCCCCGGCCTGGGCAAGACCACCTTGTCGCAGGTGATCGCCAACGAGCTGGGCGTGAAGCTGCGTACCACGTCCGGTCCGGTGCTGGAGCGGGCAGGGGATCTGGCGGCGCTGCTGACCAATCTGGAAGCCAACGACGTATTGTTCGTGGACGAGATCCATCGCCTGTCGCCGGTGGTCGAGGAAGTGCTGTACCCGGCGATGGAAGACTTCCAGATCGACATCATGATCGGCGAGGGACCGGCGGCCCGCTCGATCAAGCTGGATCTGCCGCCGTTCACCTTGATCGGTGCCACCACCCGTGCCGGCTTGCTGACCGCGCCCTTGCGCGACCGCTTCGGCATCGTCCAGCGGCTGGAGTTCTACAACGTCGACGAACTGGCCGCGATCGTCCGTCGTGCCGCGCGGATCATGGGCATTGCCTGTGATCCTGAAGGCGCCATGGAGATCGCCCGTCGCTCGCGCGGCACGCCGCGCATCGCCAATCGGTTGCTACGGCGGGTGCGTGACTATGCCGAAGTCCGTGCCGAGGGACGGATCACCCGCGCGGCGGCCGAAGCTGCGATGGGCCTGCTTAAAGTGGATGCCGAAGGATTCGACGAGCTGGATCGTCGTCTGCTGGGCGTGATCATCGAGCATTTCGATGGCGGCCCGGTCGGCGTCGAATCCCTGGCCGCTGCCCTCAGCGAAGATCGCGGCACCCTGGAAGACGTGGTCGAACCCTATCTGATCCAGCAGGGCTTTCTTGTCCGTACCGCAAGGGGCCGGATGGCGACCTCCAGAGGCTGGCGGCATCTGGGCCTGACCCCGCCGCCTCGGCCGATGGACTCGCCGGTGGCCGATCTGTTCGAGCCCGATGCTCACTGA
- the queE gene encoding 7-carboxy-7-deazaguanine synthase QueE — translation MSDAALPDAADAAQRLRITEIFHSLQGEADAIGWRTVFVRLTGCPLRCVWCDTTYSFHGGEWRDIDAILAEVASYGARHVCVTGGEPLSQKRCLILLERLCDAGYEVSLETSGALDVSQVDARVRKVLDLKAPDSGESARNLWSNLEHLQAADQVKFVLASRADYDWARDVVASHDLAARCMPMFSPVQGTLAPRELADWIVADRLPVRFQMQLHKLLWNDSPGH, via the coding sequence ATGAGTGATGCGGCTCTCCCGGACGCTGCCGATGCTGCGCAGCGTCTGCGGATCACCGAGATCTTCCATTCCCTGCAAGGCGAAGCCGATGCCATCGGCTGGCGGACCGTGTTCGTGCGTCTCACCGGCTGCCCGCTGCGTTGTGTCTGGTGCGACACCACCTATTCCTTTCATGGTGGCGAGTGGCGGGATATCGACGCCATCCTGGCCGAAGTCGCCAGCTACGGTGCCCGCCATGTCTGCGTTACCGGCGGCGAGCCGCTGTCGCAGAAGCGCTGCCTGATCCTGCTGGAGCGTCTCTGTGACGCCGGCTACGAGGTCTCGCTTGAAACTTCGGGCGCGCTGGATGTCAGTCAGGTCGATGCCAGGGTTCGCAAGGTACTGGACCTGAAGGCGCCGGATTCGGGCGAGTCGGCCCGCAATCTGTGGTCCAATCTCGAGCATCTGCAGGCTGCCGACCAGGTCAAGTTCGTACTGGCTTCGCGCGCTGACTATGACTGGGCCCGCGACGTGGTGGCCAGCCACGATCTGGCGGCCCGCTGCATGCCGATGTTCTCGCCGGTCCAGGGCACCCTGGCTCCGCGCGAGCTGGCTGACTGGATCGTCGCGGACCGGTTGCCGGTCCGGTTCCAGATGCAGCTGCACAAGCTGCTGTGGAATGATTCGCCCGGCCATTGA
- the ybgF gene encoding tol-pal system protein YbgF, with the protein MSSPLVKQVQARFSMAGAFASAMLLAISLSAHADDSRLSLADRVSQLEQAVQNRTQAGIEQVNRIQDLQSQVQQLQGQVEELQHQLQQAGEQGKAQYVDLDSRLGRLEAGNGASGGNAQKPVQAAVAPAAQAASAAPAASAAPATPAADPAQAQAAYNAAFTALRGGQYAQASRLFRDFIQQYPDHALTPNAFYWLGESYYVTMNYQVAHDAFAHLLSAFPKSEKAPDAMLKLGYTQVELKQTAAAVATLKAVSRQYPGSNAASLAQERLRRLQLSGGQG; encoded by the coding sequence ATGAGCAGTCCTCTGGTCAAGCAAGTCCAGGCCAGGTTCAGCATGGCGGGCGCCTTCGCGTCCGCCATGCTGTTGGCCATATCACTGTCGGCACATGCCGACGACTCGCGACTGAGTCTCGCCGACCGGGTCAGCCAGCTGGAACAGGCTGTGCAGAACCGTACCCAGGCCGGGATCGAGCAAGTCAACCGAATTCAGGATCTGCAGTCGCAGGTCCAGCAGTTGCAGGGTCAGGTGGAAGAGCTGCAGCACCAGCTGCAGCAGGCCGGCGAGCAGGGCAAGGCCCAGTACGTCGATCTTGACTCGCGACTGGGCCGGCTGGAGGCCGGCAACGGCGCCTCTGGCGGCAATGCCCAGAAGCCTGTCCAGGCTGCGGTGGCACCCGCGGCCCAGGCCGCTTCGGCAGCGCCTGCGGCCAGTGCCGCGCCTGCTACTCCGGCTGCCGACCCAGCCCAGGCCCAGGCAGCGTACAACGCGGCTTTCACTGCCCTGCGCGGAGGTCAGTACGCACAGGCTTCCAGGCTGTTCCGTGATTTCATCCAGCAGTACCCCGACCATGCGCTGACCCCCAATGCCTTCTACTGGCTGGGCGAGTCCTATTACGTGACCATGAACTACCAGGTCGCGCATGATGCCTTTGCCCATTTGCTGAGCGCCTTTCCGAAAAGCGAGAAGGCGCCCGATGCGATGCTGAAGCTGGGTTACACCCAGGTCGAGCTGAAGCAGACGGCGGCGGCGGTGGCTACCCTCAAGGCCGTGTCCAGGCAATACCCCGGCTCCAACGCGGCCAGCCTCGCCCAGGAGCGGCTGCGGCGGCTTCAGCTGTCCGGCGGCCAGGGTTGA
- the tolB gene encoding Tol-Pal system beta propeller repeat protein TolB, whose amino-acid sequence MPKFKTALFGILSLAGLLLSGSLAAQALDVNVVGGLKTATPIVVVPFAQSGGAPLPTDVASVIQNDFNRSGKFRSLDRSEIVEQPSRGADIHFATWRLLKQDFLTLGRISDAGGGMVRVDYELWDINKQQSLLAKSYTAPVGDLRNVAHQIADAIYQQITGVRGAFWTRIAYVTAVGLGDHMTYSLIVADSDGYNPQVVARSHESLLSPAWSPDGHHLAYVSFESGNSHIYVQDISTGGRQLVEAHAKGINGAPAWSPDGSKLAVSLSFSGNPEIYVLDMASRHETRLTNSLAIDTEPNWAADGQSVYFTSDRSGRPQIYQVSATGGAATRVSFEGQRNYEADASFDGKQIAMVQGNGNVYRIAILDRSLGGQVRYISPGAHDESPSFAPNASMLLYDATEGSRGVLYAVSADGRVRQRLVLANGDVREPAWGPFRTR is encoded by the coding sequence ATGCCCAAATTCAAAACTGCATTGTTCGGGATACTGTCACTGGCGGGCCTGCTGCTGTCCGGCAGCCTCGCGGCGCAGGCCCTCGACGTCAACGTGGTCGGCGGCCTGAAGACGGCCACTCCGATCGTGGTGGTGCCCTTCGCCCAGAGCGGCGGTGCGCCTTTGCCGACCGACGTGGCCTCGGTGATCCAGAACGATTTCAACCGTTCCGGAAAATTCCGTTCGCTGGACCGCAGCGAGATCGTGGAACAGCCTTCGCGGGGCGCGGATATCCATTTCGCGACCTGGCGCCTGCTGAAGCAGGACTTCCTGACCCTGGGGCGGATTTCGGATGCCGGCGGCGGCATGGTCCGCGTCGACTATGAACTGTGGGACATCAACAAACAGCAGAGCCTGCTGGCCAAGTCCTATACCGCGCCGGTGGGTGATCTGCGCAATGTCGCGCATCAGATCGCCGATGCCATCTACCAGCAGATCACCGGCGTTCGCGGGGCCTTCTGGACCCGCATTGCCTACGTCACGGCGGTGGGGCTGGGCGATCACATGACCTATTCGCTGATCGTGGCCGATTCCGATGGCTACAATCCTCAGGTGGTGGCCCGCTCCCACGAATCGCTGCTGTCGCCGGCCTGGTCGCCGGATGGCCATCATCTGGCCTATGTCTCTTTCGAGAGCGGCAATTCGCATATCTATGTGCAGGACATCAGTACCGGCGGACGCCAGCTGGTCGAAGCCCATGCCAAGGGCATCAACGGCGCGCCGGCCTGGTCGCCTGACGGCAGCAAGCTGGCGGTCTCGCTGTCCTTTTCCGGAAATCCCGAAATCTACGTGCTGGACATGGCCAGCCGGCATGAAACCCGGCTGACCAACAGTCTGGCGATCGATACCGAACCGAACTGGGCGGCCGATGGCCAAAGCGTCTACTTCACCTCCGACCGCTCCGGCCGGCCGCAGATCTATCAGGTTTCGGCCACGGGCGGAGCCGCCACCCGGGTGAGCTTCGAAGGCCAGCGGAATTACGAGGCCGACGCCAGTTTCGACGGCAAGCAGATTGCGATGGTGCAGGGCAACGGGAACGTGTATCGTATCGCTATACTGGATCGCAGTCTGGGCGGCCAAGTGCGCTACATTTCGCCGGGTGCCCATGACGAATCGCCGAGTTTTGCGCCGAATGCGAGCATGCTGCTGTATGACGCCACCGAGGGCAGCCGGGGCGTGCTTTACGCGGTCTCGGCGGACGGTCGTGTCCGGCAGCGTCTGGTTCTGGCCAATGGCGACGTTCGCGAGCCGGCATGGGGTCCCTTCCGGACCCGGTGA
- the pal gene encoding peptidoglycan-associated lipoprotein Pal, with translation MNKTVRVALVALLCVGAAACSKKAVKPQEQAPVEQAPVTQPAPSDGKYTPEDLDTDACLRQRVVYFDFNKEDLKPEFQQIIACHAKYLQDRPSAQIRLEGNTDERGTREYNLGLGERRGNAVSSALQAAGGSGTQLNVVSYGKERPVCKEHDEECWSKNRRVEIIYTAK, from the coding sequence ATGAATAAGACCGTTCGCGTCGCTCTGGTCGCCCTGCTGTGTGTTGGCGCGGCCGCTTGCTCCAAGAAAGCCGTCAAGCCGCAGGAACAGGCTCCGGTCGAGCAGGCTCCCGTCACCCAGCCGGCCCCCTCCGATGGCAAGTACACCCCCGAAGATCTGGATACCGATGCCTGCCTGCGTCAGCGCGTCGTGTACTTCGACTTCAACAAGGAAGACCTGAAGCCGGAATTCCAGCAGATCATCGCTTGCCATGCCAAGTACCTGCAGGACCGCCCCAGTGCCCAGATCCGTCTGGAAGGCAACACCGACGAGCGCGGCACCCGCGAATACAACCTGGGTCTGGGCGAGCGTCGCGGCAATGCCGTGTCCAGCGCGCTGCAGGCTGCCGGTGGTTCGGGCACCCAGCTGAACGTCGTGAGCTATGGCAAGGAGCGTCCGGTCTGCAAGGAGCACGATGAAGAGTGCTGGAGCAAGAACCGTCGCGTCGAGATCATCTACACGGCCAAGTAA
- the tolQ gene encoding protein TolQ has protein sequence MNGGLNIFKLVAEASLPVQLVMLVLLAFSFMSWVIIIRKHAQLKAAENDAEGFEERFWSGADLAQLYREVSAHKDQAEGMETVFESGFREFARQRQRRGHDAKGVIEASERAMRVAGTKALGKLERNLEFLANVGAISPYVGLFGTVWGIMGAFQGLGEMKDVTIAVVAPHISEALIATAMGLFAAIPAVWMYNRFATKVERIASHYDVFQEEFSSVLQRQASADDAG, from the coding sequence ATGAATGGCGGATTGAACATTTTCAAATTGGTGGCTGAAGCCAGTCTGCCCGTGCAGCTGGTGATGCTGGTACTGCTGGCGTTTTCCTTCATGTCGTGGGTCATCATCATCCGCAAGCATGCCCAGCTGAAAGCGGCGGAAAATGATGCCGAGGGTTTCGAGGAGCGTTTCTGGTCGGGAGCCGATCTGGCCCAGCTGTATCGCGAGGTCAGTGCCCACAAGGATCAGGCCGAAGGCATGGAAACCGTGTTCGAATCGGGCTTTCGCGAATTCGCTCGCCAGCGCCAGCGTCGCGGCCATGATGCCAAGGGCGTGATCGAGGCTTCCGAGCGGGCGATGCGTGTGGCTGGCACCAAGGCGCTGGGCAAGCTGGAACGCAATCTGGAGTTCCTGGCCAATGTCGGTGCGATCAGCCCTTACGTCGGCCTGTTCGGTACCGTCTGGGGCATCATGGGTGCCTTCCAGGGCCTGGGCGAAATGAAGGATGTCACTATCGCGGTGGTCGCCCCGCATATTTCCGAAGCCCTGATCGCCACCGCGATGGGCCTGTTCGCGGCCATTCCTGCCGTGTGGATGTACAACCGCTTCGCCACCAAGGTCGAGCGCATCGCCTCCCACTATGACGTGTTCCAGGAAGAATTCTCCTCCGTGCTGCAGCGGCAGGCTTCTGCCGACGACGCGGGCTGA
- a CDS encoding cell envelope integrity protein TolA codes for MNDDARSTWSAVGLAALLHLLIIAFLFMAVLSCESYEKVFAWLHLPESWNPITCAKPVQMPGPVIEATLIGATGSPPPKAAKSRPQADSTPPPPSTPPPPMPPTPAPKVKTLPPPPEHPDVKDQERVVEDGLEKAKEAKHLQEEKQRQRQAELDAQAAKQKEQQKQLDELFAKMDAASSQVKKADKARKVAQQQAREQPNAKDDAADAPLAAQKQTGANGADNTLRAQYIAAIQNAVTQNWLRPDNMPDQPCVVHIVQLPGGQVMSAQADASCPYDEAGRRSVENAVLRAQPLPYQGFESVFNRQLNISFRPQ; via the coding sequence ATGAATGATGACGCGCGCTCCACCTGGTCGGCCGTCGGCCTGGCGGCCCTGCTGCACCTGCTGATCATCGCCTTCCTGTTTATGGCGGTGCTGTCCTGCGAGTCCTATGAAAAGGTCTTCGCCTGGCTGCACCTGCCCGAAAGCTGGAATCCGATCACCTGCGCCAAGCCCGTGCAGATGCCCGGCCCGGTAATCGAGGCGACCCTGATCGGTGCTACCGGCAGTCCGCCGCCCAAGGCCGCCAAGTCGCGGCCTCAGGCTGACAGCACGCCGCCACCGCCTTCGACGCCACCGCCGCCGATGCCGCCCACGCCTGCGCCCAAGGTGAAGACCTTGCCGCCGCCGCCCGAGCATCCCGATGTCAAGGATCAGGAGCGCGTGGTCGAAGACGGACTGGAAAAAGCGAAGGAAGCCAAGCATCTGCAGGAAGAGAAGCAGCGCCAGCGACAGGCCGAGCTGGATGCCCAGGCGGCGAAACAGAAGGAACAGCAGAAACAGCTGGATGAGCTGTTTGCCAAGATGGATGCCGCTTCCAGCCAGGTGAAAAAGGCCGACAAGGCCCGCAAGGTCGCCCAGCAGCAGGCCCGGGAACAGCCCAATGCCAAGGATGACGCGGCCGATGCCCCGCTGGCGGCGCAGAAGCAGACCGGTGCCAACGGCGCCGACAACACCTTGCGCGCGCAATATATCGCGGCGATTCAGAACGCGGTCACACAGAACTGGTTGCGGCCGGATAATATGCCGGATCAGCCCTGCGTCGTGCATATCGTGCAATTGCCGGGGGGGCAGGTGATGTCGGCGCAGGCCGATGCCAGCTGTCCGTATGACGAAGCCGGGCGCCGCTCGGTGGAAAATGCGGTATTGCGTGCTCAGCCCTTGCCCTATCAGGGGTTCGAAAGCGTCTTCAACCGTCAGCTCAATATTTCTTTCAGACCGCAATAA
- the queC gene encoding 7-cyano-7-deazaguanine synthase QueC, whose amino-acid sequence MNDIRADKKAVILVSGGMDSAVTIALAREQGYRVYALSVAYGQRHSSELEASARVARDLGAEVHKTVHVDLRSIGGSALTDDIGVPEQADDGIPVTYVPARNTIMLSIALGWAEVLGAREIWCGVNAVDYSGYPDCRPAFVESFQQLANVATKAGVEGLGLSVKAPLMAMSKADIAREGQRLGVDFATTVSCYQADEEGRACGRCDACRLRAQGFHDAGLPDPTRYR is encoded by the coding sequence ATGAATGACATCCGCGCCGACAAGAAAGCGGTGATCCTGGTTTCCGGCGGCATGGACTCGGCGGTGACCATCGCCCTGGCTCGCGAGCAGGGCTATCGCGTCTATGCGCTCAGCGTCGCCTACGGCCAGCGCCACAGCTCCGAACTGGAAGCCTCGGCCCGGGTCGCCAGAGATCTTGGCGCCGAAGTCCACAAGACCGTCCATGTCGATCTGCGCAGCATCGGCGGCTCCGCCCTGACCGACGATATCGGCGTACCCGAGCAGGCCGATGACGGCATTCCGGTGACCTATGTGCCGGCACGCAATACGATCATGCTCTCCATCGCACTGGGCTGGGCCGAGGTGCTGGGCGCCCGCGAGATCTGGTGCGGCGTCAATGCCGTGGATTATTCGGGCTACCCCGATTGCCGTCCGGCCTTTGTCGAAAGCTTCCAGCAGCTGGCCAATGTCGCCACCAAGGCCGGTGTCGAAGGCCTCGGCCTGTCGGTGAAGGCACCGCTGATGGCCATGAGCAAGGCCGACATCGCCCGTGAAGGGCAGCGGCTGGGTGTGGACTTCGCCACCACCGTCAGCTGCTACCAGGCCGACGAGGAAGGGCGTGCCTGCGGCCGTTGCGACGCTTGCCGCCTGCGTGCCCAGGGTTTTCACGATGCCGGATTGCCCGATCCGACCCGTTATCGCTGA
- the tolR gene encoding protein TolR — protein sequence MALSSRRVKRKLKAEINVVPYIDVMLVLLIIFMVTAPMMNSNVDVNLPQANAKSLQDKKHPVIVSVNADGSLGLTMDGADKQTVDEAGMKARVAAIVKQNPDVNVLVAGDKNGKYDGVYKVLADLQQAGVAKVGLMSQPDQGGAAHGH from the coding sequence ATGGCCCTCTCAAGCCGGCGCGTCAAGCGCAAACTGAAAGCGGAAATCAACGTCGTTCCCTATATCGACGTGATGCTGGTGCTGCTGATCATCTTTATGGTCACGGCGCCGATGATGAATTCCAATGTCGACGTGAATCTGCCTCAGGCCAATGCCAAGTCGCTGCAGGACAAAAAGCATCCGGTCATCGTCTCGGTCAATGCCGACGGCAGCCTGGGCCTGACCATGGATGGAGCCGACAAGCAGACCGTCGACGAGGCCGGCATGAAAGCCCGCGTCGCCGCCATCGTCAAGCAGAACCCGGATGTGAACGTGCTGGTGGCTGGCGACAAGAACGGCAAGTACGACGGCGTCTACAAGGTGCTCGCCGATCTGCAGCAGGCCGGTGTGGCCAAGGTCGGCCTGATGAGCCAGCCCGACCAGGGCGGCGCGGCGCATGGGCACTGA
- the ybgC gene encoding tol-pal system-associated acyl-CoA thioesterase, with protein MTSTAMIPTPPFEWRLRIYWEDTDAGGVVYHANYLAFMERARTEWLRSLGVDQLELRQRTGLAFVVRDMKVDWLKPARLDDELVVSVTVTERRAASMLFEQDIIRPADGQTVLRAQLRVACVDLASMRPAAVPDGLIPDNYHLDAPVAE; from the coding sequence ATGACTTCGACCGCAATGATTCCGACCCCGCCGTTCGAGTGGCGGCTGCGCATCTACTGGGAAGACACCGACGCCGGCGGCGTGGTCTACCACGCCAATTATCTGGCTTTCATGGAACGGGCCCGCACCGAATGGCTGCGCAGCCTGGGCGTGGACCAGCTGGAGCTGCGCCAGCGCACAGGGCTGGCCTTCGTGGTTCGCGACATGAAGGTCGACTGGCTGAAGCCTGCCCGTCTGGATGATGAACTTGTCGTCAGTGTCACGGTTACGGAACGTCGTGCCGCGAGTATGCTGTTCGAACAGGATATCATTCGGCCCGCAGATGGTCAGACCGTGCTGCGGGCACAACTGCGCGTGGCCTGCGTCGATCTGGCATCGATGCGGCCGGCGGCTGTTCCGGATGGCCTGATTCCCGACAATTACCACCTTGACGCACCCGTGGCGGAGTGA
- a CDS encoding GGDEF domain-containing protein codes for MHATMALDLPTLMIVSVLLSLGIAVGFSLILLLLPRERVLQLWTSSLWLLALALAVVSAQIWLPVRWTVVVSNTCMALANALLIHGVAIHVGAKRQLRLLALGVGGYVLTISWFALVRPDFDVRLHVFSLASIACDGWIVFLLLRCPALDIRRSCRLAALAFAFHGALYLCQLTCLPVQADAAGSIRHGGMAVAGFYVILLLLILAKCFAMLLLIVERLMAGLRRMARLDGLTGLLNHHTVLGDGRLLLEQARRRRCPVTVLLCDLDHFKLINDTWGHQAGDRVLKHVAGLIEDVLAGGGHLASRYGGEEFLLVLLDCDVGQALAVAERLRRRIGGGPASWPGASIQVTTSIGVSLADTDSTFEQIIARADAALYCSKREGRNRASISGRGPA; via the coding sequence ATGCACGCAACGATGGCGCTGGATCTCCCCACGCTGATGATCGTCAGTGTTTTGCTCAGTCTGGGTATTGCGGTCGGTTTTTCGCTGATTCTGCTGCTGCTGCCGCGAGAGCGGGTATTGCAATTGTGGACCAGCAGTTTGTGGCTGCTGGCTTTGGCCCTGGCAGTGGTCAGTGCCCAGATCTGGCTGCCCGTGCGCTGGACGGTGGTGGTGTCCAATACCTGCATGGCGCTGGCCAATGCCTTGCTGATCCACGGCGTGGCCATCCATGTCGGCGCAAAGCGGCAGCTTCGCCTGCTGGCGCTCGGGGTCGGCGGGTATGTCCTGACGATCAGCTGGTTCGCGCTGGTTCGGCCGGATTTCGACGTGCGGCTGCATGTATTCAGTCTGGCATCGATCGCTTGCGATGGCTGGATCGTGTTTTTGTTGCTGCGCTGCCCGGCCCTGGATATCCGTCGCAGCTGTCGATTGGCGGCGCTGGCCTTCGCCTTCCATGGTGCGCTGTATCTCTGCCAGCTGACCTGTCTTCCCGTCCAGGCTGATGCAGCCGGTTCCATTCGCCATGGCGGCATGGCTGTGGCCGGGTTCTATGTCATCTTGCTGTTGCTGATTCTGGCGAAGTGCTTTGCCATGTTGCTGTTGATCGTCGAACGGCTGATGGCCGGTCTGCGCAGGATGGCACGGCTGGATGGCCTGACCGGCCTGTTGAACCATCATACGGTGCTGGGCGATGGCCGCTTGTTGCTGGAACAGGCGCGTCGCCGGCGTTGCCCGGTCACGGTGCTGCTGTGTGACCTGGATCATTTCAAATTGATCAACGATACCTGGGGGCATCAGGCCGGTGACCGCGTCCTGAAGCATGTAGCCGGCCTGATCGAAGATGTGCTGGCGGGAGGAGGGCATCTGGCCAGTCGCTACGGCGGTGAGGAGTTCTTGCTGGTGTTGCTCGATTGCGATGTCGGGCAGGCTCTGGCCGTGGCCGAGCGACTGCGCCGTCGCATCGGCGGCGGCCCGGCAAGCTGGCCCGGGGCCAGCATTCAGGTAACCACCAGCATTGGTGTCAGCCTGGCGGATACCGACAGTACTTTTGAACAAATCATCGCTCGAGCCGACGCTGCGCTCTATTGCTCCAAGCGTGAAGGGCGCAACCGGGCAAGCATTTCCGGCAGGGGACCGGCCTGA